In Mustela erminea isolate mMusErm1 chromosome 20, mMusErm1.Pri, whole genome shotgun sequence, the sequence CCAGCTCCCTGGGGACCTGCGGGTCCTTCCTGGGCTCAGGGCTGAGCTGAGCATCCCTTCGTTCCCCCCACCTGGCCCTCTTTGTCCCCTTCCCAGGGTTTGGCCTGGGGTCCCAGCCAAGCCGGGAAGCACTGACCCGTCAGGCCCTGTCCCCTCATGCATTAAACTGGGCACAGACAGGGACAGCCAGCAAGCCTCCGAGCCTCGCTGAGGGTGCACTGGCTGAAGAGGAGCCGGCTGGGACGCTTTCCTTCTGGGCATGGCATTGACGTCAGCTGCCCCCTCACCGCGGAACACCCACTGGTCCCCAACCCAGATGCAGGGGTGCTCGGGGGTCCCTTGATGACTGGATGACTTCCCCAGGACCTGGGCTGCATCGACCACCTGGCACTGAGATTTCCTCTTTTTACCCATGCTCCCTGGGCGGGGGGCGTTTCCTCTCCCAGGGATTTGGGGCAGCTGTGAGTGGGCTccgtccccctgcccctcctctccatcaGGGGAGGAACAGTGCTCCAGATGCCCAAGAAGGTACGAAAGGCTGTTGTTGGAGCCGTTCCCCCACTTCGGGACGTTTTCTTCCCACCTGCTGAATCGGGACGAATGTTCTAGAATGTGGAGACCCCCAAGGCTGGAAGAGACATCTAGGGACGTGGCTTTCCAAAAGACAGATCCGCATAACTCTGGACTGATTCTGGAAGAAATCTCCCAGAAATGTTTTTCTCACTGCTCTgccttaaaagagaaaatcaaaaccaaaccaaaccctaaCTACTTTACATAAGTGGGGTCTTGTGGGATGTCCTCTGTCCGTGGGGGCGGCTCGGTGTTGCCTGCACTCCCTCTCACCATCGGACTGATTCCCGATGTATGAAGGatcataattcatttattcaccaaGGGCGTGAGGAATGTTCCTGGACAGCGGTGGGCCATGACCCTCCTAGTAGAACAGGGAACATGAGCCTGTGTTGGGGCTGGGTGTGACCACACCTGGGGGCCCGCCCGCTCCTAGGTCACCTCCTGTTAGCTTCCAGTGGGACCTCTGGAAGTGGGAAGAAGGGGAGGCTCCCCCTCTTCGGGGCTGATGCCCAGGGTGTCACGGCCCACCTTAGCTTCACACACACATTTGAGagggacacacacatacacacacacacacacacacacacacacacacacacccctcagtgAGTTGCAAAGACATCGATGGTACTTCCCAGCAGTGTCTGGACACCCCACCACCTGACAGACACTTGTCACCTAGAAACAGGTGTGGCCTCTGCTTTAGGGCACCTGACCGGGGTGGAGACCCTGTACCCAGAGACGACCAGGGCTCGCCCTCGTTCTGTGTGAGAGGCTGTCCTCTGGTCTCAGGGACATGGGGACAGCCGTGGGACACagcccaggatcaagtcctggaGTAAGGGACCCAGCTTAGCACCCTCATCACCTGTCGCTTAGGGGTCCCTCCAGAATCGCGAGTGGGCCGAAGGAGACGGTGCTGGCACGGTCCCACCAGCGGCGTGCTGAGGCGGTGCAGAGTGCCGGTTATATCCCTGTCCCTGGACATCTGGCAAGGGAAATATTGTTGACTGACCAACTGACAAACACTGCTTTTACTCTGCCGTTCTCATCATCCCTGGGGCAGGGGCGACCTCTCCCCATCCACCCGGagtttctccccctctgtcccacAGGCTACCAGAGGGGCAGCAGGAAACCGAAGGACAGAGTGCAGCTAGTTTTCAAATCCAGCCCCCAAGGAGCCGTGGCTCATGGGCACAGCGGCACTGAGCCCCCACTCTGTGGGCCAGGAACCTCGGCCAGCGGGACCCCTGATGAGCCCCCCTTAACAGGCGCTCCACTCTAGCTCCCCAGCCCCCCCGAGGAGCTCAAATTTTCTGGGTGGGAGAGCCAGATCTGTGGGTGGCACTTTTTTCCTGGTGACGTCTGGATAAGCTTGACAGCAGCTCAGGGAGGAGGAGCCTGGCTCTGGGAAGAGCTTCTGGGtctcccccctttcttctcccctccttctcctcccccaacccctgccttctgcctctctcaCGGTGGGGGAAGGACCCCCATGCCAGCCTctgtaccccacccccagccagaaGTAGAGTCCAGGGGCCTGAACACCATTCCCAAGTCCCTTCGCATCCAAATATTTACCACCGTGTCTGCACATAAAAATTAATACGCCAGTTTTGTCTGCGGTTCCCACTACCCGCTTTGCCTTTGGGGCTCAGGCCTGCCCCCGCTGCCCGCCGGCCACAATGCCAGCGCCCACAAAGCCCGCACAGAGGCCGGCTGGTCGCGCATACAAAGCACCCGGCCCCGCCATTATCATTCCGGAGCCGAAATCCAGCCCGGCGCGCATCTCATCGGTCATTCAGCAACCCTTAATGACTTGTCAGTTCCTTGCCCTGCCATTTTCTGTCTAATTAATTCTTTTATTGTGCACCGGataaagaaagacaaaggccTCCCCGGCAATAATGATTCATTAAAATGCAGCGCCTTCGCCGCAGCTCTTGGCCCCGCACCAGCCCGGCTGCTCTGCCCGCGGCAGGCCCTGCCCGCCCGCACTCCCGCCCGGCCGCGCACCCCTTAACCCTTTGCAGCCCCGAAGGCCTGGCTGCATCCTCCCAGGTCTCAGGCTtgaggggagctggggagaggggctcccGTACACAGGGCTCAGGGAAGAGCCCAGACCGGACTTCGCAATCACCATGCCCACCAGCGTCCTGCACTTTCCCACCGGGGCCTCAGCGGGACTGGATTCTGGCCCAGCAACCACCCCCAAAGGTTGGGGCTGCTGGGTGCATCTGCCACACACAGGACAGCAGCCCCCACTCCGCTCTGGGCCGCCCAGCGTgggtgcaggagggagggaggctgagtTGAGCCCTCGAGGCTGGGGAGCCCTGGGAAGAGAGTCAAGGCCCCAGAGGCACAGGGCAGGAGGGTACCTGTCAACGTGTGTCTGTCACATGTGCCAAGCCTGGTCAATCCTCAGAGCCCCTCGGCGAGGCTGTCACCATCCCATGGTCAcgggggaaggaaacagaggcacacagAGATGACTGACAAGGGACAGAGCTTCGGACCCCTGGCCTGGCCTgcttggggtgtggggggttgtAAGACACCCCCTATGCGGCAGGAGGGAGAGGTGCCCCCCGCTTCCCGAGGCTTCTGAGTGCACATTCTCTGCCTGGTTTACTTTGAATTTTCTAACCAACAAACCCACCTCACTGTGCGGGTGAGCAAACAGAAGTGTGTGATCAGAGGTAGTTACGTGTTTAACAGTCACTCTTGGGCCTCTGTGCGGAGCTCTGGGTCACAGCCGCAGCAGCCCGTTCCTAATCTCACTGAGAGCCCCCAGCTCCACGAGGGGTCTCGTTCCCAGCTTACTGCTGGGAACTCAGAGGCTGCACGGGAAGCCAGTGCCCCGAAGCCAGCAGAGAAGGCAGGAGCTGGGGAACCCCTCAGAGTCCCgctccctctcttcctggagacaaaggggctgggggtgagccAGGCTGGGCTCTTGGCACCAGAAGGTCCtcccaggagggcagggccatgtgtgtcttctcttctctccttggaAGGCCCCTGGTGGGTCCTCCCAGGGACCCTGGGTCATGGCAGCCCATCCTGGGAGGGGTTGGTCTGCACATCTGCCCCCTCCGGATCCAGGGACCCCGCAAGCAGGAAGGCTGTGGCCCAGGGTGACAGAGCAGCAGGAGGCATGAGGACATGAAGTCTCCAAAACACAGATCCACGAtgctcctcttctctgcctggggACTGGGGTGGGTCCCTGCAGCTCCcagcagccacccaggtgtcctccgGACCTGGACAGACGGGCCTGGGGGGTGCGGGGCCTGAGGGGCAGCAGggctgtgcccagcagggagggcTCATGGCACAGGGAAATGTCTCCTTCCCTCAGTAGTGCCACAtgcctggggcagcagctccctCTCCCTTGTCTTGGGGTCTACACTGGCcccaggggtgggagcaggggatCTCACGCCACTGTCTCCGTGGCCCTGAGACCAGTCCTGGCCAGCACAGGTTTCCCCTGAAGTGGAAAGTGTGGTGGAAAGTGTCCCAGGAGGCTGCCCAGCGGCCGTCAGTCACCACCCACAAACATGTCATGCCAGCCCTGATGTGTGGCCCACAGCCTCTGCAGACCTGGTCAGCCACAGATGAGGTCCGTGAAGATCCTCCATCCAGGGCCAGCCTGGAGGCCCTGGGCCAGActctggggagggaggacaggggtCCACATAGCAAGGCACGTCCCTGAGTCGGTGACACTTGCCCTGGCTGTCCCCCAGATGTGGCCAAAAGTTaaagcaggcagggtgggggtggagtgtGCCCAAGGGACAGGCCTGGGTGGGGGAGCGCGGGCCTCCCCCGGCAGCTGCTCTGAGGACACGGGCCCTCCCCTGAGCTGACAGCCGCACCAGCCATGAACTCACATCCAAACAGAAAACCCACTCCTGAAAGCAGATATCATCCCAGGAAGAGCGGCTGTGAACAGGCCCGgcgttgggggcggggggctttCCCAATCTACCAGAGCAGGGTCTGGGTCATAAGGCTGTTTCCCCTTTGTCTCCGAATAGGGCATTCTGTTCAGCTGAGATCAGAGGCAATGTGCTctgctctggggaaggaaacgaaaaatgaggaaattttcCCGCCAGCTCATCCCCAAGATGGGCCGATGGGACACTCTCCCTGAGGACGCAGACCTGGACAAGCTGTGGCAACAGCCGCCCTGGCCTTAGGCAAGGTGGGGTAAGGCCAGCCTTGTGAATGATGTCTGCTGGGAGCTCCCTGGAAAAACCCTCCCAAGCCTGAGAACCAGGGCAGCCCCTGGGACCCCTCCCAGTGGCcctgactgccccccccccagggaTACACCTTGCCTCCTGGCAACGTCACTGGGGACCCTGTGTTTGGGAAGCAGAGCCCCCAGGACTCCAATGCCTGAGAACATGCCCTCGGGGAACCCACTGGCCTGGCTCCCggaaagcgggggggggggggggggggggcagggggggcgggggggcgcagAGACACGGCCTTGAAAGAATGGTGGTGGCCGTCCTAGCTCTCCCTGCAACTCCATGATGAGCTCAAAGAGAGGAAACCCTCCGgaggctggcctgggctgggaccCAGGGCCGTCGGGGCCTTTGCACCAGGCAGGCTGGCGGGAGAAAGGGCCACACCCCCAAGGAGTCAACACGCAGGAGCCCCTCCAAATGCAAACTGAACAGGCAgggcctcccacccccaggagccTGGCACAGCCTGATCGATTCCAGAGCAGTGAAGGGGCGGCCTCGCTCCCTgtcagggagcttgatgcgggcgTTTTCCTTGCTTCGGGGTGTCCGTGGGAGAGCCTGGAGGGCCATATGGAACTGGACAGCCCTCAGCTGCACCAGGACTTGCTGGACCGGCCCCACACAAGCATCCGTGAGCCTGGCTTACAGCCCCCTGCAGACCCCGCCTGGCCCAGGAGGCTTGGCACACCCCAGACCTCACGAACCCTCATAAACCCGGGCAGCTCTTCCCCAAGACTACTCTTGGCAGGCCCGGGACAAGGCTCTCCAGCACAGGGTGAGGTCCGCGCCCTGGATCACAGCCACACGGGCGGCTGGCAGACCAGGAGACGGGCTGAGCGTCCCCCTCCCCCGCTGGAATCACAGAGCTAGTTGTTTCAGGGATCTGGGTCCTTGTGAGAAGCTCAATCTTCCTCTCAGCCCCAGATGCATCCCCAGGGCCCGGCAGTGGGTGCACCCAGCCCGGTGAAGCCGGGATGCCGGCTACATGGGCCGGGGCGGCCCCAGCAAGGGGTGAGGCCACCCCTCGCCTGCTCTAGCTCCCCACAAGCATTTCTCTCTTGAAACAGTCAGCTAACTGGACACCCCGCCTGGTGCCTGCAGGGCGGCATTCAACCAGCTCCCAGCTTGGCTGGGCGCCAGGGCCCGAAAAATGCCGTCAGCCACCCAGAAACCCAGCTCTGGGATTCGCCCGGGAGGAAACCATGGCCCCAGATTGGACCCGATTTGCCTACTGAATAggccctgggcaggggtggggggccagggaaGGAAGGCTCTGGCTGGCCAGCCAGCAGCCTGGGGCCTGAGATTTGCTCAGATGCAGATGTAGCCCCTggagggcgggggcaggggtggtggtgcCTGGCtgtgccccagggctggggcGCTGTCTCCGCCCTCGTGAGGCTCCTGGTGCCCACATCCTCCGAGGAGGGCCTGGGGCAAACCCCACTCCTGCCTCGGCCTCCGCCCTCCCGCACGGGACCCCACACGTACAGAAAGCAACACACAAAATGCAGCCCACgtagataaaaagcttttttttttttttaattttatcaaactGGTCTGTACAAAAGTTAGCGTTGCTTGGTCAGAAAGCAGCAGAACACAGCAGGTAGTGGCGGCGGAAGGCCAGACTCCGCGCGGAGCAGCAGAGTCGGCGTGAGAATGAGCTGTAGTTCCCTGCCCGCTCGCCCAGGAAGagacaggccaaaaaaaaaaaaaaaaaaaaaaaaaaaattgtttctagaaaaaggtaggaaaaagtagaaaaagtaaaaagaagcgACTTCTCAGACGTCTCTCTATGTACAAAGTTGAAAGGCACAAGGTTCCATGAAGTAGGCGCGGTCAGGGCTCTGCACGCAGCGGAAGCAGGGGTTACTCCTCTAAGACTAAGCCTCTAAACAATTTAGTGGATGAGGTTTCAGCTTCACAGCTTGTAGGTGGCGTCTGGTTCCTAAGAGCCCCGATGAACGAGCTACCCCGTCCCAGGAAATCCCCATCCTGGGCGGCGACCAACTGGAGCCACAGCCCTGCCTTCCAAACGTCGGGTGGATGCGGGCACCGGGGCCAGGGCGCCCCAACCCAGTCAGAGACACTGCAAGGcaagtcccttctcctccctgggcgggggtggtggggggaccCCAGAGGGGCCTGGAGCTTAGGGGGATGAGGGGGCTACCCCACCTGACCTCCCAGCCCTGGTGCTCAGCCACCGGCCTCCGTTTTGTCTTTAATTCTACTCTCAGTACGAATGGACTTCattaattaaagataaaataatacagaacatAAATACACTTCAACAGCTTCCCAAACAAATCGAATGTGTTTAAGCttcaaaaataacaattaaaaaaataaaataaaaagagagaaatgttagTCGCAGCCAAACCTTGCCAGGAAGAGCCTTTCATGGCAGGCAGCACCTCAGAGCGGACGGGCCGGTCCCCAGAGGGGCTCCTGCAATGGGGTCCCCTGGAGGTCTCCACGCATGTGAGGCCGGTGGGGACGCTGGAGCACAGGAAGCCGGAGACCCCAcgcctcttccctcctttctgtttTGTGCTGTGGCTGCTCCGTCCACCGAGAGGCAAAACCGAGGCGCTGGTGCCAGCAGGGAAGAGGGCCCGGTGGCAGTCCTTGGTTCCAGAGTCGCCAGCCACGGTGAAGAGAGCACGGGAAAGGGGCTCTGTCGGACGCAGGGAACATGGAGATCTGGAAGCCCCCGTGTGGGTTACAAAGCGAGGCTTCCTGGCACACTTCAGCCTGCGCCCGCCGGGCCGCCCCCGGCCCTCCCTCTCTAGCGCACCCCTCCCGCTAGAGAGGAGGCTCCATCCATCCTCGCCGAGATCCAGGCTGTCCCGCACCACGCCAGTCCCCTCCCTGGGGCCACAGCACCCTCAGGGTCTGGTCAGGGTCGTGTACACAGGCTGGTCCCAGTTGCCGGGCGGGCTGTGGGCAGGCGGCACAGAGAGGCCGCTGAGCAGGGGTGAGGCATAGGGCCGCCGAGAAGGGTGGAAGTAGGGGCACTGGTAGAGGCTGGACGGGCAGCCGGGGTACGGGCCGTAGTAGCTGGGGGCCTGCAGGTCGGTGTAGTCGCCCTGCGAGCTGCTGAAGGAGCTGGCGGCCACGGCGGGGGCGGCTGTGGTGACACTGGCCTGGCCGCTGTAGGAGCCGTAGTCGGCGCGGCCCGGGGAGCCGTGCGACTGGTCTCCATAGTGGCCAGGGCTCAGCTGCTCCGTCTTGATGTGCGGCCGCGGGGGGCCCGCCTCGGTGGGTGACGCGGAGGCTGACGGGGCTCCCTTGTGGGCCCACACGGGGGACGCCCCAATGCCTGCCGCCCCCGAGTGTGAGTAGGAGGCAGCCCCGTAGGAGCTGGCGGCAGGCTGGCCTGGCTCCGTGGGCAGGGCCGAGTGGCCGTTGAGGGGCAGGTACTGGTCGAACTCATGCACATCGAAGGTGTCCATGTTGCCGATGACCTCGCTGCTCAGCTCTGAGATGTCCACGTTGCTGAAGTCGATGTTCTGACGCCCGCTGTCCGCCAGGCGGCGGCCTTCCAGCTTCAGCTCGGGCTTGCCCCCGTGGTGCAGGTCCGTcttgggggtggtg encodes:
- the SOX8 gene encoding transcription factor SOX-8, whose product is MLDMSEARAQPPCSPSGTASSMSHVEDSDSDAPPSPTGSEGLGRAAGAGGGVRGDAAEAADERFPACIRDAVSQVLKGYDWSLVPMPVRGGGGGALKAKPHVKRPMNAFMVWAQAARRKLADQYPHLHNAELSKTLGKLWRLLSESEKRPFVEEAERLRVQHKKDHPDYKYQPRRRKSVKTGQGDSDSGPELGPHPGSTVYKADASMGDPHHHSDHTGQTHGPPTPPTTPKTDLHHGGKPELKLEGRRLADSGRQNIDFSNVDISELSSEVIGNMDTFDVHEFDQYLPLNGHSALPTEPGQPAASSYGAASYSHSGAAGIGASPVWAHKGAPSASASPTEAGPPRPHIKTEQLSPGHYGDQSHGSPGRADYGSYSGQASVTTAAPAVAASSFSSSQGDYTDLQAPSYYGPYPGCPSSLYQCPYFHPSRRPYASPLLSGLSVPPAHSPPGNWDQPVYTTLTRP